One Setaria italica strain Yugu1 chromosome II, Setaria_italica_v2.0, whole genome shotgun sequence DNA segment encodes these proteins:
- the LOC101763452 gene encoding cytokinin hydroxylase, whose amino-acid sequence MALVMLMVIASPVLVLLLRAAWVALSCYVLTPLRIRRIMARQGVHGPPPRLLIGNLRDVSAMVAQSTADDMPALSHDIVGRLMPHYVLWSKTYGKFFVYWYGSEPRLCLTDAAMIKEFLSSKYAASATGKSWLQRQGTRHFIGRGLLMANGAHWSHQRHVVAPAFMADKLKGRVGHMVECTKQTIRALREAAAATPSPGGGRRCEVDIAAYMTRLTGDIISRTEFDTSYDTGKRIFHLLEDLQRLTARSSRHLWIPGSQYFPSKYRREIRRLNGELEAVLTESIGRSREIADEGRATSAYGRGLLAMLLTEMERKKQDDGAAAGGRKQQQQFSYDLQLVIDECKTFFFAGHDTSALLLTWALMLLATHHEWQDRARAEVARVCGDAPPSYDDLSKLNVLQMIIHETLRLYPPATLLPRMVFEDIRLGGGIGGGESLHLPAGLSVWIPVLAIHHDESIWGPDAHEFRPERFASGRRPAFLPFAAGPRNCVGQAYALVEAKVVLAMLLQQFRLAISDDYRHAPVNVLTLRPKHGVPVHLRPLRP is encoded by the exons ATGGCGCTCGTGATGCTGATGGTGATCGCGTCCCCTGTCCTGGTGTTGCTCCTGCGGGCGGCGTGGGTGGCCCTGTCCTGCTACGTCCTGACGCCACTGAGGATCCGGCGGATCATGGCCCGGCAGGGCGTCCACGGCCCCCCGCCTCGTCTGCTCATCGGAAACCTCCGCGACGTGTCGGCGATGGTGGCGCAGTCCACCGCCGACGACATGCCGGCCCTGAGCCACGACATCGTCGGCCGCCTCATGCCGCACTACGTGCTCTGGTCCAAGACCTACG GAAAGTTCTTCGTCTACTGGTACGGCAGCGAGCCGCGGTTGTGCCTGACGGACGCGGCCATGATCAAGGAGTTCCTCTCGTCCAAGTACGCGGCGAGCGCCACGGGGAAGTCGTGGCTCCAGCGGCAGGGGACCAGGCACTTCATCGGCCGGGGACTCCTCATGGCCAACGGCGCGCACTGGTCGCACCAGCGCCACGTCGTCGCGCCGGCGTTCATGGCCGACAAGCTCAAG GGGCGTGTGGGCCACATGGTTGAGTGCACGAAGCAGACGATCCGGGCgctgcgggaggcggcggcggcgacgccgtccccgggcggcgggcggcggtgcgaGGTGGACATCGCCGCGTACATGACCCGCCTGACCGGCGACATCATCTCGCGGACCGAGTTCGACACGAGCTATGATACCGGGAAGCGAATCTTCCACCTCCTCGAGGACCTGCAGCGCCTCACGGCGCGATCAAGCCGCCACCTCTGGATCCCCGGCAGCCA GTACTTCCCGAGCAAGTACAGGCGGGAGATCAGGCGGCTGAACGGCGAGCTGGAGGCGGTGCTGACGGAGTCCATCGGGCGGAGCCGGGAGATCGCCGACGAGGGCCGCGCCACGTCGGCCTACGGCCGGGGGCTCCTGGCCATGCTGCTGACCGAGATGGAGCGGAAGAAGCAGGACGAcggggccgcggccggcggccggaagcagcagcagcagttcaGCTACGACCTGCAGCTGGTGATCGACGAGTGCAAGACGTTCTTCTTCGCCGGGCACGACACGTCGGCGCTGCTCCTCACCTGGGCGCTCATGCTCCTCGCCACGCACCACGAGTGGCAGGACCGGGCCCGCGCCGAGGTCGCCCGCGTCTGCGGCGACGCCCCGCCGTCCTACGACGACCTCTCCAAGCTCAACGTG CTGCAGATGATCATCCACGAGACGCTTCGGCTGTACCCGCCGGCGACGCTGCTGCCGCGGATGGTGTTCGAGGACATCCGGCTCGGCGGTGGCATCGGAGGCGGCGAAAGCCTCCACCTGCCGGCCGGCCTATCGGTGTGGATCCCGGTGCTAGCCATCCACCACGACGAGTCCATCTGGGGCCCCGACGCGCACGAGTTCAGGCCGGAGCGGTTCGCGTCGGGGCGGCGCCCGGCGTTCCTGCCGTTCGCGGCGGGCCcgcgcaactgcgtcggccaggCGTACGCGCTCGTCGAGGCCAAGGTCGTGCTCGCCATGCTGCTCCAGCAATTCCGCCTCGCCATCTCCGACGACTACCGCCACGCGCCCGTCAACGTGCTCACCCTCCGCCCCAAGCACGGAGTGCCCGTCCACCTCCGCCCGCTGCGGCCATGA